From the genome of Leptotrichia sp. oral taxon 847:
ACGTTTCCTAGTTCTTGAAGACAGTCCTCGCCGTATAAATTTGGGTCAGGATCTCCGCCTCCTGATAAAATTAGACCATCAAAATATTTTGCTTGCTCTTTTATAACTTCAAGGTTGTCCGTAATTGGAAGAATTATAGGAATTCCGCCTGAATTTATAACAGAATTGCTATAATCAAGCGAAACTAAAGCTCTATTGTCATTTAATCTATCGGGATTTAAGTCCATTGAAGAAGTTATTGCAATTATTGGTTTTTTCATTTTTTGTATGATAAATTATCATATTCTCCTTTCATAAGTTTTTTTATTTAAGTTTTTTATTTATTTTCAACTCTTTTATAAAAATTAATAAAATTTTTGTAAGTTACCATGTCTATTTCATCTTGAGAATATCCTCGTTTTTTTAGAGCCAAAATTATATTGTTTAACTTAGTTACATTTTCAAGTTCGCTAAGTCCTTCGCAACTTTCACTTAAAGGTGTATAATATTCATCAAAATCAAGTCCAAATCCTACTTTATCAAGTCCAATTTTTCCTGCAACATATTCCATATGCTCAATTAGAGTATTGAGATTTTTTTTGTTTTCATCACAACTCACAAAATTGTGGTAGCTGTTCATTCCAACCATTCCACCACGTTCTCCAATACACTTAATCTGATCATCAGTTAAATTTCTAAGAGATGGACAGAGTGCTCTGGAATTCGAGTGTGAAGCAAAAAATGGCTTTTTCGAATGTTCTGCCACATCCCAGAAAGTTTTATCGTTGGCGTGAGATAAATCCAGTAAAATTCCAAGTTCGTTTATTATTTTTATAGCGTCTATTCCAAGTGGTGTAAGGCCTCTATTTTTATTCCCACTTTGTCCAGTTGCAAAAGCGTTTGTTTCATTCCAAGTCAGTCCGATGTGACGAATTCCCAACTGATGAAGTAAATAGATATAGTTTAGGTTATCACCAATTCCGATTAATCCTTCAATCCCGAGAACAACTCTAAATTTATCGCTCTTTTCCCTTTTCAAAATATCAAAATCTTCTGAGCTTTTTACGACATGAATTAAATCTTTAGAATAATACAGTTCTCTAGTCATAGCACAAAGATCTTCCAAAAAGTATTTTTCAATATTTTCAACTTTTCTAAAATCAATGTAAATGACAAAAATTCCACCAAAAAGTCCACCTTTTAAAAATTTTTCTTTATATTTTTTTCTAATTATGTCAAAATTTCCTTTTTGGTATTCCCAAAAATTATCAGTCCAAACATCAGCATGCATATCAAAAATCATAATTTTCCTTCTTTCATTTTTTTATTTTTGACAAAAGTTGTTTTTTAAAATCAATTTTTTATTTTTTAAAATAAATTTCAACTTTACTCAAATTTGAATGAATATCGATTGTACATTCAGCTCCTAGTGGTAAAGTTACCAAATCTGGTTTTTTATGTCCACACTCAATTCCAGTAATAACAGGTTTTTTATAGTCTTTAAAAAAACTATTTAAAAAATTATCCAAAGTGTAACTAGGATTATAAGTGTTTTCGCAGCCATCAAAATTTCCAAATAGAATGGCACGGCAGTCGTCAAGTTTTCCAGAAAGTTTCAAATGCGTCATCATTCTGTCAATTCGACTAATTTCTTCTTCAATTTCTTCAATAAATAAAATTTTATCTTTCGTGTCAATTTCATAATCCGTTCCAAGTGTTGTAACCAGCAAAGATAAATTTCCTCCAATCAATTCACCTTTTATTTCTCTAATTTTTTCTTTTTTTTCAATTTCACTAAAATTATTTCTATTTAATAAAATAATTTTTTTACCACTTGGATTTTCAAGTTTCCATTTTTTACCATTTTCATAATTTAACGCAGAAAAAAAAGAATTTTTGGTAAATTCATTAAAATCATTAAGCATATTTGATCTTACCATTGGACCGTGATATGTTCCAAGTCCGCATTTTTGATTAAAAACAATATTTAGGTTAGTAACGTCGCTGTAGCCGACAAAAACTTTTGGATTTTTTTTTATTAATTTGTAGTCAATTTTGTCAAGAAGCTGCGAGGAAGAAAAGCCGCCTTTCACACAAAAGATACTTTTTATTTCAGGATTTGAAAAAGCGCTGTGTAAATCATTTACTCTAACATCGGCATTTCCTGCCATATATCCTCCTATATTTTGGGAAAGACTTTTTCCAAGAACAGTTTTAAATCCAAGATTTTCTACAATTTGTTTACACTTTTCTATTTCTTCTGGCAAAATAGGCGAAGAAGTGCAAATTAAAAAAACTTTATCGCCATATTTAGGCGCTTGTGGAAATTTTGTCATTTTAATTCTCCCTTTTAATCTTACAATCTTTTTATTAAATTTTGTTTTTTGATAAAATCTTTTTCAATAATAATTTTTCCAATTTTATTTTTAAAATCATAAACTTCATTTTGAAATTTCAAAAAGTATGGCTTCAAAAATTTATTTATCTCAAGAACAGCTTTTATGTCCCCTTTATTTTCAAAAATATTTTCCAAATGTTCCAAAACAATTTCTTTTGTATTATCAAATGTCTTAACAGTCTTTATTTCCCCAGTTTGTAAAAATTCCCTTGCCTGTGCAATTAACCAGGGATTTCCAATTACTCCTCTTGAAAGCATAATTCCATCTAAATTACATTTTTCAACTCGATTTTTTATAACTTCTGGTTCAAATAAATCCCCATTTCCAAAAAACTTCGTATTTCGCAGAAGCTTGCTCAAATTTGAAGTGATTTCCCAATCTGCCGAACCAGAATAAAATTGCTTTTGTGTTCGACCGTGAACGCAGATAAAATCAAGATTGTATTTGTTTGCTAAATTCAAAAAAATTTCTGGATTATTAAAATTTTTGTAGCCAGTTCGAATTTTTATTGAAATTTTTGTGCCGGAATTTAATTTTGGCAACAATTCTGAAAAAAGTTCGTCCATCAAATTGTAATTTTCCAAAAGTGCTGAACCCGCTCCATTTTTTATAATTTTTGGCTGCGGACAACCCATATTTATATTAATTTTTTTAAATCCAATTTCTTCCAGTTTCAAAATTCCCATAAGCAGTTCATTTTTATCACCACCAAAAATTTGTGTTCCAGTTTTTTCTTTGTCATCACACTTCAAAAGTTCGTTTATTGTGGCGTCATTTTCACGATTTAGAAGATTTGCATTGACCATTTCTGTAAATAAAAAATCTGGGTTAAATTTTTCTAATATTTTTCTAAAAGCGTAATCAGTAATTCCTGACATTGGAGCAATGTATATTTTCATTTTTTCTCCTAGATTTTTTTGTTTATTATATACTTAAAGATAAAAAAAATCAAATTAAAATTTTAAAACAACAGAATGAAATATTAAATTAAGAGGTAGATTTTAAATTTATTTTTGATTACAGAATACTTCTCTAGTTAATTTTTCCATAAATATTCTCTTTCGTCTCTTGTTCAACTCAATTCACGATAATACTTCTACTTAAAAAATACTAAACTAAAAATATAAAATTATAAAAGTAGACAAATAAATTGCCACTTAATTAAAAATTTAATTATAATTTACAGATATTAAAAAATTTTAATTATTAATTATTGACAAAAGGGGGGAAAATGATGTATAATTATAACTAAATATGAGCCTTTCCCACAAAGGACCGTTATCCGAATAAAATTAAATAGAAAAAACTAGGAGGATGAAATAGTGAGTAAGTACACTACAATGCAAAAAAAAGAAGAAGTTACAAGAAATTGGTATGAAATAGACGCTGAAGGAAAAATACTTGGTAAAGTTGCTACAGAAATTGCAGTAAGACTTATGGGTAAACATAAACCAAGTTACACACCACACGTTGACGGAGGAGATTTTGTTGTTGTAATAAATGCTGAAAAAGTTGCAGTTACAGGAAAAAAATTATTAGATAAAAAATATTACAGACACAGTGGTTATCCAGGTGGATTAAAAGTGAGAAATTTGCAAGAAATGTTACAAAAACAGCCTACTGAAGTAATAAGAAAAGCCGTTGAAAGAATGTTACCAAAAAATAAATTAGGAAGTCAGATGATTGGTAGACTTAAAGTATTTGTAGGAAATGAACATGCACATTCAGCACAAAAACCAGAAAGAATAGATTTATAGGAGGTAAAAATTCGTGGCAAATAAAATTCAATATTTAGGAACAGGAAGAAGAAAAACATCAGTAGCAAGAGTAAGATTAATCCCTGGAGAAACAGGAGTTACAATTAATGGAAAAGATATGAGAGAATATTTTGGTGGAAGAGAAATCTTGGCTAAAATCGTAGAACAACCTTTAGAATTAACAGAAACTTTAAACAAATACGGAGTAAAAGTTAACGTAAACGGTGGAGGAAATACTGGACAAGCGGGAGCTATAAGACACGGTGTTTCAAGAGCATTACTTCTAGCAGACGCTGAATTAAGAGGTGCGCTAAAAGAAGCTGGATTCTTAACAAGAGATTCAAGAATGGTTGAAAGAAAAAAATACGGGAAAAAGAAAGCAAGACGAAGTCCACAATTTTCAAAAAGATAGGGTGTGTAAAAATTTTTGTGTAAACCTCTAGATAATATATGGTAAAATAACTGTATAATATTTGGAGGTTTTTGTTATGACTAAAAAGAAAATTGACAACGAAATTTTTAAAACACTGATTGAGGATTACAATATTAAAGATACTAATGATATTAAGGATATGCTTAAGGATTTGCTTTCGGGTACTATCCAAACCATGCTTGAAGCTGAAATTGAGCATGAACTGGGGTATGCTAAACATTCTATGAAAGATAAGACTACTTCTAATGCTAGAAATGGACATTCCAAGAAAACTGTTAGAAGTGAGTATGGCAATCTTGATTTAGATATTCCTAGAGATAGAAATGCTGAGTTTGAGCCTCAAATCATCCCTAAATATCAAAGAGAAATTACTGGCATTGAAGGACAGATTCTTTCTCTTTATGCTAAAGGAATGAGCAATAGAGATATCGAGGACCATCTCAATAATCTTTATGGAATTGATGTTTCGCCATCTATGATCAGTAAAATTACAGATAAAATTATACCTGAAATTAGGGAATGGCAGTCTAGACAGCTTGAGGATGTATACCCAATAGTTTTTATGGATGCTATCCATTACAGCGTAAGAAAAGATGGAGTTGTTGTTAAAAAGGCGGTATATTTAGCTATAGGAATAGATAAGGAAGGGCGAAAGGAGGTCTTAGGATTTTGGATAGGAGAAAATGAATCAAGCAAGTACTGGCTAAATGTTTTAAATGAATTAAAAAACAGAGGAGTTCAGGATATACTAATTATGTCTGTTGATAATTTAAAAGGGTTCAGCGAAGCAATATCTTCGGTGTTCCCTAAGACAGAAATTCAAAAATGTGTGGTTCATCAAATTAGAAACAGCATAAGATACATATCTTACAAAGATGTAAGGGAATTTACATCAGACTTAAAAGAAATGTACAATGCACCAACACTGGAACAGGCAGAGTTTAAACTGGATGAACTAGAAGAAAAATGGGGTAAAAAGTATATGGCAGTAATTAATTCCTGGAGAAGTAACTGGAATGAGTTGACAACATACTTTAAATATGATACAAAGATAAGAAAGCTGATATATACGACAAACCCGATAGAAAGCTTAAACAGACAATTAAGAAAGTATACGAAGACAAAATCACTTTATCCGACAGATGAAGCATTGATGAAGTCAGTATATTTAAGTTTAAAGGAAGCAACAAGGAAATGGACTGGAAGAATACCGGGCTGGGGAGAAATATATTCTCAGTTAAGTATTTATTTTGAAGGAAGGATTTAAAAACAGGATGATAAAAATACCATCCTGTACCATATATTATATTTTGAGTTTACACAAAATTCTGGACACTCTCAAAAGATAATTTTATTATTTTATATACCCTTGAAAACACTAGTTTTCAGGGGTTTTTATTTTGGAAAAAGTATGGAAAAGTACAGAAATGTATACCTACAATATACACACAATATACAAGCAATATACAAAATACTATATCTTTTCCACTGCTTTTCTCAGCTCTTCAATGTCCTTATGAGTATAAAATTTTTCAGTTGTTGTGTAACTGTTGTGTCCTATTAATTTTTTAACTGATGTTTTGTTTGCGTCTGCATTACTAAGTAATGTTGCAAATGTATGTCTAGTATCGTGTGGCTTATGTTCCATTCCAAGTTCTTCCATGATAGGCTTAAATTTCTCTCTGTAATAATTGTCATATTTCATTTTATCCCCTTTGAAATTTACAATGAAATATTCGTTCTTGGTATTCATTCTATTTTTAATAAGTTCCAGTATTTTAGAATGGATAGGAACCAATCTATCTTTACCAGCTTCTGTTTTCAGCCCACCTTTAATAATTCGATTTTCTAAATCAATATCTCTATTTTTAATTTCCAATAACTCTCCAATTCTAAATCCTGTGTAAATTAGAATCAGAATAGTATCAATCCATTCGTTTTCGTCTAGCAAATCCCACAATCTTTCGATTTCTTTATTTGTAAAAGGCTTTCTTGCACTTTCTTCTGTATTTTTTCCGATATTGATGTATTTACTATAATCTTTGGAGACAATATCATTCTTCATGGCGTAGGCGTATAGTTGATTAAACAACACTTTGATTTTTCGCTTAGATCCATGTTTGATTTCAGGTTTACTTACAATTTCTTGTAAATTCGACGATTTCAAGTCAACAAATCGCATCTGATATAAACTTTCACAAGCTTTAAATGCAGCAATATATCCTAATTGCGATGAATGCCCGACCATTTCAAATTTTTCTATTTTCCATTTTTCGTATACTTCTGCAAATGTGATATTCTGAGCATCTATATTATGTGGATTTTCATTATAATAAAATAATTGCTGGTTAGCTTCTTTTTGAGTTTTATAATAACCTATATACTTATATCGCTGTTTACCATTCTTGTCCCAATGAGTTGTAACTCTTACAGCAAAAGGTTTTCTTCTTTTGCCTTTTAATCTAATTACGGATCCGTAACCATTTGGATTTCTCATTTTCATACTACTACCTCATTTTTAAAAAGTCTTCATAACTTATTCCCATGTATCTTTCAGCTCTTTTTGTAGGAATGTGGTACTTATATCTAGGTTTATTATTTATAACTTTTGTAACTATTGCACTTCCTATGTCCAAAGTTCCACTAATTAATCCACTTTTTAAAGTTCTCTCATTCATCTGAAGAAATGAACAAGCTTCTTCTACACTTAATAGTAATTTCATTTTTTATTATCCCTCCATTCTGTCATATCAAAGTAATTCGATATAACACAATCTTTCAAAATATGTTTAGCAGTTTCTTCAAATGTTGAACTGCTAAAACTTTCATCTTCTATTTCTTCTCTACCAATATAAACTTTTGCTATATATCTTATTTCATTTTCAATTTTGATTTTGTGTATTTCAGCATATTTTATCAATTGTTTTCCTCCAAAAGGTTTTTGCTTTCGTAAATATTCCCAACAACTTCTAAAAATTTAGCTTCCACATTTGATAAATCCTCCCTCAGACTCCAACCTTCTAATCTGTAGCTGTTATGTTCGTATCTAACAATACACATATTATCAATTTTGATATTGTTAAGCACCACAACATCCCCCTCATAAATTTCTTTGTCGTTTTTGTCTTTTAATCCTGTATATTGCATTAATTCCAAATTTTGCATTCTGAAAAAATGGTATGTTCCATTTTCTCTAACTGCTATTTCTTTGTTTTCTAAACTTAACGATGAAACTTTCATCATTTTTTCGTTTTCTTTATCCCAAGCTCTAAATTTTATTTCTCTACTCATTTTATCCTCCCGTTTCTCTCAAACATTCCCCCACTTTTATTATTTTACTAATAAACTTTGAGTTGTTTCTAAATGCACTCCTGGTATTTCCACACCGTTTTTAATTTCTTTTTTTATCTCATTTTTCTCAATTTTTTTAGTTTGCACAAAAGTTGTAAACTTTTGCGGTATTAAATTCTCGTCATCAATTATTAAAGACGGTGTGTTATTTCTAATTGTAAATGTTCCTGTTGCAGTTTCTATTTTCTTAGCATTGAGTTTTTGCATTGCTTCTAAGATTAATTCCTTGAACATTTTTTTCTTTTCGTTTGCATATTTTGCTTTTTTAGAATAAAAATCAGCAATTTCTTTGCACTTTTCTTCTTTTGCTTCAAGTTCTTTTAATATCAGCTCTAACTGCTCCGATTTTTCTTCTAAAAGCAATTCTATGCTTTCTTTTGTGTCGTTTATTGTTTTTTCGTCTAATTCATTATTTTCGCTATCTAAAAAATTTGCAATATTATTTATTTCTTTTAATTCATATTTTATTAAACTTAAATTACTCATATCTTTTTCTCCTGTTTTTATTTTTTAACCCCCTATTTTTTAGCTGAAAGGAAATTCGTCGTCATCATCATATTCCTTTTCACTTTGCTTGTTACTTTCAACGAATTCAAATCGGCTTACTAAAATATCAGTTGTGTAAATAGTTTGACCATTTTTTTCATAACTTCCTGTTCTAATACTTCCTTGAACTAAAATTCTTTGACCTTTTTTGAAATACTCAGCTATTGTTTCAGCTGTTTTCTCCCAAGCAACGCAGTTTATAAAATCAGCTCCTTCTCCGATTCTGTTTACTGCTATGTTAAATCTTATAAATGCTTTACCTCCCGAAGTGTAATTCAATTCAGGGTCTTTCGTCATCCGACCCATCAAAATTGCATTGTTCATTTTATTTTTCTCCTTTTTCTCTTTTTAATATTCCACGTGCTAAGTTGCTCACTTCCTCATCAGTTAAATCTTTTATTGATTCGGCTTTATTTATTTCCAAAAAATTATCTATCAACTGCTGATATTTTTGAGTATGTTTTGCTATGTAATCTTCCATATTTTTTCTTTTTTCCTCAGCAGTAGCGGCTTTTTTTGTATGTTGTTTCTTATCTTTGTTAATTGTTGCATTTATTTCATCATCTTCAATGATTTCTAAAGCATTTAAATAGCAATATCTTTTTAAGTATGTGTGTGTCGAGCCTATCATTTGCAAAGCATTTTGTCCTTTCAATGTTATTTCCGCTTTAGGTGATTCAAAAATCACAAGTTCGTCTATTTTTTCAGCATTAATTATAGTCAAAGTTGCCTTTTCTTCTAACAAATCAAATTTTGAAAAAAGTTTTAATTTGTTAAAGATAGTGTTTACTTCTGGTAAAAAATCTTTTAAATCATAATATTTAAAATTAGCAAATTTATTAAATCCACTTTTTTTTAAGTTCATCTCTTGCAATTCAATTCTTGCTTGTTGTATTTTTTCGTAAATATTCATATCTTTATCCTTTCATTTCTTTCAATTTTTCTATTAAATTATCTAATTTTTCAACACAATCGTCTTTGTCCAAATATAAATAACTTTCATTTAATTTTTTTCTTCCTTCTCCATTTTCTCTCCAGTATTCCCAACCTTTTTCGTAAACTTTAGCACAAATTTCGTTCGTGTGACCAAAATACTCAACAAAAATTGTATTTTTCTCTCTCGAATTAATCTCGAGAGCTAAATCCATTATTTTCATAACTTTTTCCTTAATTTCTTTTTTCATTTATCCACTAATCCTTTCATATTTTTTCTTTATTCTTAAAGCTTCTTTTCTGCTATATCCTACCCATTTAATTTCTATTCCAGCTTCTTCAAATTCTAGCAAACTTAAAGCTTCTTCTTCGTGATTAACTTCCCCACCTTCTGTTAAGACCTCTAGCATTTCGTTGAATTTATTCTTTGTTTTAGTTATAAAAGTTTTAACATATCTGCTTGTTAGATTCGGGAATCCTATTTTTTCCGCATTTTCTCGAAAAATATTAAAAATTCCATATAAATCTAAAAAATTTAATGTTTCCATCTCTGTCTCTGGATAAGCTCGATTAATAAAACCACCATATTTTATCCCTAATTTTGCTGATTCCATCATATGTTTTTCTTCAAATCTTTTCACAATTTCATCGTCATCAAATATTTTAATAAACAATTTTTCTTTATCCGAACCTAAAATCTCATCTAAAATTCTTTTTAAACTCCTACATGCCCTTAGTATGATTTCTTCTAGGTGAAAATCAAACCACAGTGTATTTTTCTCTGTCATCTTTTCAACTTTTCCTTCACCTTTTTTCATCTTATCAAAATCAATATTCAAGTGAAAATATGCTTTGTAATATCCACATAGCTTTGCTAATGAATAAATTGCCATTAACTGTACCTCCTTTGCGGAGTCTTTTAAAACTTCTTTTGCAAGTTTTGATTTTTCCTTTTTTTGAAACTTCTTGATTTTTCTCAAACTACTCATAATTTTCTCCTACTTTCTCAACATTTCTTTAACCATTGAAGGCAAAAGCCAAAACAGGATTCCGCACAGCGCTGGAATAAAAGTTTCTCCACCGCCAATTATTCCTAAGTAATATCCTCTCTCAGTTGCCGCATATCTGTATGCTATAATAGTTAAAATAGCTGTTAAAATTAGTTTTAAAGTATTTTTAAATATTCTCTTTTTCATTTTTCCTCCTAAATATATTTTTTGATTTCGTTAATTACATTATCGTAATATCTAAAACTTTCCACCTGCTTGTTGCTATGTCTTGATTTGTCTAAAGCCCAATAACCATATTCATCAGTTTTAAGATTATGCTCATTCGTTAGCCTTCCAATTCTATTACCTGAAATTTTTATGCCATGCTCATTCATTATTAATTGTGATAATTCGTTTGCACTATATGATTTCTTATTTACTTCAGGCAATGCTAAAATGGGTTCATCATAAAGAACATTCGCACTATAAATTTGTAAAGTTTGTTTGTATTTATCATTTGTAATGCTTTGAGACAATTCTTTTAAAATTCTGCTCTTTTCTAGTCTGATTTTATCTTTTTCAATGTTGATTAAATCATTTTTAAATGTATTTTCTTTATTTTCAACAGTTTCCTTTTTTGTTACTTTTTCAATTAATTTGTATCTAACATCAGCACTATATCTTGCTCCCAACTGTAATATTCCTTGTATATTCAAAACATACATAGGTAATATTCTGCCCGTTGTATCTTTATATTCACTCAAGCCAAAAATGGCTTCAGCTCTTTCAGTTCCAATCTTGTTTGTTTCATCTCTTATATCCCTTAAGACTTTATTATGCTCCTTACCTGTAATTTCTGCAATTTCCAATGATGTCATTGTTCCTTTTGTTTCTAATAATTGTAATTCTTTCATTTTTCCTCCTGTTTTCCTTTATTTTCTATCAAATCAGTTCTTAGCTTCATTAATACAAAAAATGCTTCCGCCTTAGTTTTAAAATAATTTCCTTCTTCTTTTCGCTCTTTATCTGATGTTCTGTCTTTATCCACAGTTGAAGAAATAACAAATCTGTTTTTGTGAAGATTAATAAACCAGTAAAGATTTTTATAGTCTTCTGAATAAATAAGGCTTAATTCATCATCTAAAATAATACGTATAATGCCTAGCACGCCATGCAAATTTTGCGATTCAGGATCTTTAAAAGTTTTTCCTTGTCTCATTAACAAATCAACTTCTCTGTGCAGTATTTCTTCCATTTCTCTAATTTGTTCTTCTGTTTTCATAAGTTCCTCCTAAAATAAATTTAATTGTTTCACTTTTTCCTCTTTTAACATTTCTGTAGTCGCTTTTTTATAAAATTCCTTTTCCACTTCAAATCCATAACTGTTTCTTTTTAGTTCTTTTGCCGCTCTTAATGTGCTGCCGCTTCCTGCGACTGGATCAATTACTGTATCATTAATATCCGTAAATATTTTAATTAGTGTTTTTAACAGATTCACTGGCTTTTGTGTCGGATGTACTTTTGGGTATATTGATTTCGGATCAGGTTTCCATTCAAACCAGTTTTTTATCATTTTGCCATTATTATTGAATTTTGGTAATTTATTTCTGTAAAATACTAGTGCATATTCTGTTGCTCCAACTATTTTCATATTAGCCTTTAACACCTGCGAACTGCTATGCTTTATAAATACTAACGGATAATAGTTGTTAAATCCGTGCTTTTTAGCATACTTTACTAACGTGCTGATTTGTTGGAATGCACAGAATATTATCATTGCTGGTGCTTTTCCTTTTTCCTTTGGTTCCTTTATCAGAAGTTTTGAGCAAAAGTGCATATATTCGGCAAGGTTAAAGTTCACATCAGTTTTGAAAAAACTTGAGTTTGCCTTTTTGCTTTCGCCTTTTTTGTTATCTCCGTCAACATACCACTCTGGACTGCTTGCAAAAGCATTATTTCCTAAATTATATGGAATATCTGCTATTACAAGCTGTGCCTTTTTAGGTATGTGATATTTTTTATAGTTTTGAAAATTATCATTATATAGTTCACATTTTATTTTTTTAACATATTCTTTTTTTTCGTCCATATTCCTCCTATTTTTATCTCAAACCAGCAATTCTAGACTTGCTTAATTGTTTAATTGATTTGATAAAAACTCAACAGTTTAATTATTTTTTTCTTTTTATGTGGGTATCTATTATAAAATCATCATCGCTAAAGTAAATATCCAAAAACGGTTCGTAAAATGTAGCCACACATCCGTCAATTTCATCTGAGTATCTTTTTAGCAATTTGTTAAATATTCTTGCTCTTTTATCAGTTAAAAAATACCATTTTGAAATTCCCGAATCTTGCCTTCCTTTGAAACCTTTTAAAAATTTTGTAAATTCCTCTTTTGTCATACTTTCTTTAATTTTGTTGTTCCAGATCCAAGTTGAGTAGTGTGTTTCTCCTATATTGAACAAATACGGATAATTTCTTTTTTCGTCGTTAATTTCTTTGTAAATTCTTTTTAACGTTTCTTTTTCAAATTTTCTTTCTTTAATTGTTACAGCCATTTTTTCCCTCCTAAATTTTAATATCTTATCCAAACTCACTAACTAACGCTAATGAGCTTGGTAAAACATTAATTACTTCTTGAATAATTTTTTTATTCTGTTCACTAACTTTTTGCTGTTTTCTTTTCTCACTTTGCTACTGTTCTTATTCACCATTTCCAACACTTCATATTTCATTTTAAATTCCTCCTTTATCTAACTTTGTTGATTTTTGTTATCGGAAAGCCTTTTTCTGTAATATATGTAACCAAAGCTACAAGGCTTTCGGAAGTTACACTTTCATCCTCAAGTTCTTCCCCGTCTTTATAAAAATATCCCTGATATTTTACAGAGGGAATACTGAAAGAATAGTCTTCTTCTACTCTTTCGTACACTAAACTTTGAACTTCTTCAGAAAGTTCAACCTGATCTATCTCGGCATATTTTTCTAATTTAGTCAATTTCTTTGTGTTTTTCATTTCTATCGTCATCTCCCTTCAATTCTTTTCATTTCAAAATAATTTATTCTCGTTTCCCCTGTATCATACCAATCAATTCCACCATTGCAGTCTTTATAAGATATGCTGATTTCCTCTTCCTCTTCAAAATTGTAATTTTCAAAAGCCTCTTTTACAACTTCTATTTCTTCTGAATCCCATCCGTTCTCTGCAAATTCTTCAAGAGTTTGTTCAAGCTGTTCATCAGTAAATTCTATTATTCCTTCATCGTAATTTTTAACGAGAGTACCGTTTGAAATCTGTCTTTGTATTTCGTCAGAGACAATATCTTTTATTTCTTTTAGTTCTATCATTTTTATCACTCCTTTTTTAAATTTTTCTTGCGGTAATGCAAGATATATTTTAAAAAAATTTAGCTATTTATTAGCTTTTCCATCATTCACATAAATATTATAGCACAAAACTTGCAGCATTGCAAGATATTTTTT
Proteins encoded in this window:
- a CDS encoding tyrosine-type recombinase/integrase yields the protein MKMRNPNGYGSVIRLKGKRRKPFAVRVTTHWDKNGKQRYKYIGYYKTQKEANQQLFYYNENPHNIDAQNITFAEVYEKWKIEKFEMVGHSSQLGYIAAFKACESLYQMRFVDLKSSNLQEIVSKPEIKHGSKRKIKVLFNQLYAYAMKNDIVSKDYSKYINIGKNTEESARKPFTNKEIERLWDLLDENEWIDTILILIYTGFRIGELLEIKNRDIDLENRIIKGGLKTEAGKDRLVPIHSKILELIKNRMNTKNEYFIVNFKGDKMKYDNYYREKFKPIMEELGMEHKPHDTRHTFATLLSNADANKTSVKKLIGHNSYTTTEKFYTHKDIEELRKAVEKI
- a CDS encoding YopX family protein; amino-acid sequence: MSREIKFRAWDKENEKMMKVSSLSLENKEIAVRENGTYHFFRMQNLELMQYTGLKDKNDKEIYEGDVVVLNNIKIDNMCIVRYEHNSYRLEGWSLREDLSNVEAKFLEVVGNIYESKNLLEENN
- a CDS encoding siphovirus Gp157 family protein, translated to MSNLSLIKYELKEINNIANFLDSENNELDEKTINDTKESIELLLEEKSEQLELILKELEAKEEKCKEIADFYSKKAKYANEKKKMFKELILEAMQKLNAKKIETATGTFTIRNNTPSLIIDDENLIPQKFTTFVQTKKIEKNEIKKEIKNGVEIPGVHLETTQSLLVK
- a CDS encoding single-stranded DNA-binding protein, producing MNNAILMGRMTKDPELNYTSGGKAFIRFNIAVNRIGEGADFINCVAWEKTAETIAEYFKKGQRILVQGSIRTGSYEKNGQTIYTTDILVSRFEFVESNKQSEKEYDDDDEFPFS
- a CDS encoding ERF family protein — translated: MNIYEKIQQARIELQEMNLKKSGFNKFANFKYYDLKDFLPEVNTIFNKLKLFSKFDLLEEKATLTIINAEKIDELVIFESPKAEITLKGQNALQMIGSTHTYLKRYCYLNALEIIEDDEINATINKDKKQHTKKAATAEEKRKNMEDYIAKHTQKYQQLIDNFLEINKAESIKDLTDEEVSNLARGILKREKGEK
- a CDS encoding Rha family transcriptional regulator; amino-acid sequence: MKELQLLETKGTMTSLEIAEITGKEHNKVLRDIRDETNKIGTERAEAIFGLSEYKDTTGRILPMYVLNIQGILQLGARYSADVRYKLIEKVTKKETVENKENTFKNDLINIEKDKIRLEKSRILKELSQSITNDKYKQTLQIYSANVLYDEPILALPEVNKKSYSANELSQLIMNEHGIKISGNRIGRLTNEHNLKTDEYGYWALDKSRHSNKQVESFRYYDNVINEIKKYI
- a CDS encoding DNA-methyltransferase, translated to MDEKKEYVKKIKCELYNDNFQNYKKYHIPKKAQLVIADIPYNLGNNAFASSPEWYVDGDNKKGESKKANSSFFKTDVNFNLAEYMHFCSKLLIKEPKEKGKAPAMIIFCAFQQISTLVKYAKKHGFNNYYPLVFIKHSSSQVLKANMKIVGATEYALVFYRNKLPKFNNNGKMIKNWFEWKPDPKSIYPKVHPTQKPVNLLKTLIKIFTDINDTVIDPVAGSGSTLRAAKELKRNSYGFEVEKEFYKKATTEMLKEEKVKQLNLF